The segment CACGGCGCTTGCCCTCGGCGTCACGGACCGGATGAATCCCTTTCAGAGCATCCGGGGAGGCGTCCGATACCTGGCGGAGCTGCGCCAGCTCTTCAGCGATATTGAAGATCCGCAGACCCGGCTGCTCTTCGCCATGGCCGGATACAACATCGGATACTCCCATGTACGAGACGCCCAGGAACTGGCCCGCCGGCTGGGGCTGGGGGGAAACACATGGCAGGACATGAAGACGACGCTGCCTCTGCTGCAACTCAGCGAATATTACACCACCACCCCGAACGGATACGCCCGGGGCAAAGAGCCGGTTGAATTCGTGGATAAGGTCTTGGGCTATTATGACATCCTGAAGCAGAAAGAAGTGGCGTTCGACAAAAACGATCAGCCCGGGGGCCAGTGAAACGGCCTCCCCGCCAGCACATGCAGATGAACGTGAAAAACGGTCTGGCCCACGCCCTGGCCGTTGTTGATCACCAGCCGGTAGTCGCTGATCCCCCCTTTCCGGCAGACTTCCGCCGCCACATAAAACAGCCTCCCGACCAGCTCGCTCTGACGCTCAGTCATGTCGGCGACCATGGGGATATGCTCCCGGG is part of the Thermodesulfobacteriota bacterium genome and harbors:
- a CDS encoding histidine triad nucleotide-binding protein → MDDCLFCKIADGRIRGDMVYQDDKTVVFKDINPQAPTHLLVVPREHIPMVADMTERQSELVGRLFYVAAEVCRKGGISDYRLVINNGQGVGQTVFHVHLHVLAGRPFHWPPG